A window of Clostridium botulinum BKT015925 contains these coding sequences:
- the manZ gene encoding PTS mannose transporter subunit IID: MYKDTEKKITKKDRISMFIRSNFHQGSWNFERMQALGYCFEMIPIIKRLYSGEERKKALKRHLEFFNTQPFVTSPILGVTAAMEEQKANGAPIDDGAINGVKIGLMGPLAGVGDPIFWGTLRPVLAALGASIAMGGSLLGPILFFFIFNILRLGFRWSSMEYGYNKGTDIVKDMAGNKLQKLTEGASILGLFVMGALVSKWTTVNIPVEISRVMGSDGKVIVTTVQSILDQLMPGLVPLLLTFLCMKLLKKKVNAIWIIFGLFAVGIIGFKFGILRMPTK, translated from the coding sequence ATGTATAAAGATACAGAAAAGAAAATAACTAAAAAAGACCGTATTAGTATGTTTATTCGTTCAAATTTTCATCAAGGTTCATGGAATTTTGAAAGAATGCAGGCTTTGGGATATTGTTTTGAGATGATACCTATAATTAAAAGATTATATAGTGGAGAAGAAAGAAAAAAAGCTTTAAAAAGACATTTAGAGTTTTTTAATACTCAGCCTTTTGTAACATCACCAATACTTGGAGTTACAGCTGCAATGGAAGAACAAAAAGCAAATGGAGCACCAATAGATGATGGAGCTATAAATGGTGTTAAAATAGGACTTATGGGACCACTAGCTGGTGTAGGAGATCCAATATTTTGGGGGACTTTAAGACCCGTACTTGCCGCACTTGGAGCATCTATTGCTATGGGAGGAAGTTTACTTGGACCTATATTATTCTTTTTTATATTTAATATATTACGTTTGGGATTTAGATGGAGTTCAATGGAATATGGATATAATAAAGGAACTGATATAGTTAAAGATATGGCTGGAAATAAGCTTCAGAAATTAACTGAAGGAGCTTCAATATTAGGGTTATTTGTAATGGGAGCTTTAGTAAGTAAATGGACTACAGTTAACATACCAGTAGAAATTTCAAGGGTAATGGGATCAGATGGAAAGGTAATAGTAACAACAGTTCAAAGTATATTAGATCAATTAATGCCTGGGTTAGTACCATTACTATTAACATTCCTATGTATGAAGCTTCTAAAGAAAAAGGTAAATGCAATATGGATAATCTTTGGATTATTTGCAGTGGGTATTATCGGATTTAAATTTGGTATACTTAGAATGCCTACTAAATAA
- a CDS encoding type I phosphomannose isomerase catalytic subunit, translating to MYPLKFENLYYDKIWGGRDLERFRTNLPEGNIGESWDVACHKNGMSIVANGEFKGIRLDELIEKQEDKLLGTKIKKDWFPLLIKLINAKDKLSVQVHPNDEYGKKVENDMGKTEVWYVVEAFEGANLVVGTKGKCTKEEFKMAIENGELDNHLNRIPVKKGDVYLVKSGLVHAIGEGVIIAEIQQNSDTTYRVYDYNRGREIHVKKALDVIDLDLEGKRSEGIEIKKDGYTKTYLCFGKDFSLELYDIDNYAEENSDEERFFIFTCVEGQGEISYEKGKEIINTGDSILIPASLGKYKFIGSMKILKSYVPDVEKVEKEISSVIEY from the coding sequence ATGTATCCATTAAAATTTGAAAATTTGTATTATGACAAGATATGGGGAGGAAGAGATTTAGAAAGATTTAGAACTAACTTGCCAGAAGGCAATATAGGTGAAAGCTGGGATGTTGCATGTCATAAAAATGGCATGAGTATAGTAGCGAATGGTGAGTTTAAAGGTATAAGATTAGATGAACTTATAGAAAAACAAGAAGATAAGCTATTAGGAACAAAAATAAAAAAAGATTGGTTTCCGCTTCTTATTAAGCTTATAAACGCTAAGGATAAACTTTCAGTACAAGTTCATCCCAATGATGAATATGGCAAAAAAGTTGAAAATGATATGGGAAAAACAGAAGTATGGTATGTAGTTGAAGCTTTTGAAGGTGCTAATTTGGTAGTTGGAACTAAGGGGAAATGTACAAAAGAAGAATTTAAGATGGCTATAGAAAATGGAGAACTTGATAACCATCTTAATAGAATACCTGTTAAAAAAGGTGATGTATATTTAGTAAAAAGCGGACTTGTTCATGCTATAGGTGAAGGTGTAATAATAGCAGAAATCCAACAAAATAGTGATACTACCTATAGAGTGTATGATTATAATAGAGGAAGAGAAATTCATGTAAAGAAAGCATTAGATGTTATAGATTTAGATTTAGAAGGAAAAAGAAGTGAAGGTATAGAAATTAAAAAAGATGGATATACAAAAACATATTTATGTTTTGGAAAAGATTTTTCATTAGAACTTTATGATATTGATAATTATGCAGAAGAGAATAGTGATGAAGAAAGATTTTTCATATTTACTTGTGTAGAAGGACAAGGAGAAATTTCATATGAAAAAGGAAAAGAAATTATAAATACTGGAGATAGCATTTTAATTCCTGCATCACTCGGTAAATATAAATTTATAGGTAGTATGAAAATTTTAAAGAGTTATGTTCCAGATGTAGAGAAGGTTGAAAAAGAAATATCAAGTGTAATTGAATATTAA
- a CDS encoding PTS sugar transporter subunit IIA: MIALIIATHGDFSQEIVKSSEMIFGKQENLEVVTFKTGEGVENLINKYHEAIKNLDTEDGVLFIVDLFGGSPFNAASRLMIENNNMDIIAGVNLPMLLEVYGSRNSSSLEEIVDIAKNSAIQGVKSFRSIISSNEEDDL, encoded by the coding sequence ATGATAGCTTTAATTATAGCTACACATGGGGATTTTTCACAAGAAATAGTAAAATCGTCGGAAATGATTTTTGGTAAACAAGAAAATCTAGAAGTTGTAACTTTTAAAACAGGTGAAGGTGTAGAGAATCTCATAAATAAATATCATGAGGCTATTAAAAACTTGGATACTGAAGATGGAGTATTATTTATAGTTGATTTATTTGGAGGAAGTCCATTTAATGCTGCTAGTAGACTTATGATTGAAAATAATAATATGGATATTATAGCAGGTGTAAATCTACCAATGCTTTTGGAGGTTTATGGATCAAGAAATTCTTCTTCGTTAGAAGAGATTGTAGATATAGCAAAAAATAGTGCAATTCAAGGAGTAAAATCCTTTAGAAGTATAATAAGTTCAAATGAGGAGGATGATTTATAA
- a CDS encoding mannose/fructose/sorbose PTS transporter subunit IIB, producing the protein MKIVLARIDDRLIHGQVATIWTKETKCQRIIVCNDDVAKDEIRKTLLTQVAPPGIKAHVVSVDKAVRVCNNPKYADDRVLLLFTNPTDILRMVESGINIKSVNIGGISFKNGKRQLTSAISVDEKDIESFKALNDRGIELEVRKVASDSKVDMMTLL; encoded by the coding sequence ATGAAAATAGTATTAGCAAGAATTGATGACAGATTAATCCATGGTCAAGTTGCAACAATATGGACAAAGGAAACAAAATGTCAAAGAATAATAGTTTGTAATGATGATGTAGCAAAGGATGAAATAAGAAAGACTCTTTTAACTCAAGTGGCACCTCCAGGAATAAAGGCACACGTTGTAAGTGTAGATAAGGCAGTAAGAGTTTGTAATAATCCTAAGTATGCTGATGATAGAGTATTATTACTTTTTACAAATCCAACGGATATTTTAAGAATGGTAGAGTCAGGAATTAATATAAAAAGTGTTAATATAGGTGGGATATCATTTAAAAATGGTAAAAGACAACTGACCTCAGCAATTTCAGTAGATGAAAAGGACATAGAATCATTTAAAGCTCTCAATGATAGAGGAATTGAACTTGAAGTAAGAAAAGTTGCTTCAGATTCAAAAGTAGATATGATGACATTACTTTAA
- a CDS encoding sigma-54-dependent transcriptional regulator, whose translation MKRIDKVYSYIKEKSQQYTIEDLKQKSGFSAQFIGEELGILRNNVSKDLNELARKGIVVKIKGRPVLYFEKKCIENLIHIRIEDGPVEIENLNTLIKQEEYEKKSPFDYLIGAETSLKNQIEQAKAAILYPPNGLHTLIVGQTGVGKTLFANMMYSYGKYVGKFDEKSPFIVFNCADYYNNPQLLLSHIFGHIKGAFTGADTEKSGLVQKADGGILFLDEIHRLPPEGQEMIFYFIDTGTYNKLGETDRKRKANVFIIGATTEDPASALLKTFIRRIPIMITIPSFEERNLEDKINIIEYLLSNESHRVNKTIKISCDVIKALIGSASFGNIGQLKSNIQLICARGFLNSIKNNKEIEIDLDMLPNNIKNGLISIAAKRKEAEEISYLIPSNLTINPKIYKGFLEDDEYELPFNLYKIIEDKVAILKEEGMDDEYINKFISTDINIHIKCFYDKFKTDVKNREKILKIVDHNILEFAEEIQKLVEKMLNKKFNDRFLYALSLHLGAFFNRVDKNVNLNKVKIEGISTNNPKEYEVALQIKDKIYDKYHIEVPEVEVTYLTLLLSSIQDTQNLGHVAIIVAAHGSSTASSMVNVAQQLLGDKNIIAVDMPLEINPKEVLNYMIEKVKEIDRGRGILLLVDMGSLCSFGNIIMEKTNIPIKTIDMVSTPLVLEAVRKASVFDMELENIYNSLKQFNGYENDMHINKKIKGVIVTICSTGEGTALKLKELVEDILSNMIDESIQVIPIGMKNIKEDIEKIARENTILASVGIVNPKIDAQFISLESLIDGRGEKILRSILKGQKVDVENKDGNIIVKKLCFDTLNQVLTYLNPNKAISVLMDFITLLQEEFKTEFTNSMQVRIITHVACALERMITKDGLIYKYDKQRLDKVIIDKVIKASSIFKKGLNIELTVDEIYFIVEMFN comes from the coding sequence ATGAAAAGAATAGATAAAGTATATTCGTATATTAAGGAAAAATCTCAACAATACACTATAGAGGATTTAAAGCAAAAAAGTGGATTTAGCGCTCAATTTATTGGAGAAGAACTTGGAATACTAAGAAATAATGTTAGTAAAGATTTAAATGAACTTGCAAGAAAAGGAATTGTAGTAAAAATTAAAGGAAGACCAGTATTATATTTTGAAAAAAAGTGTATTGAAAATTTAATACACATTAGAATAGAAGATGGTCCTGTGGAAATAGAAAATTTAAATACTCTTATAAAACAAGAAGAATATGAAAAAAAATCTCCCTTTGATTATTTAATTGGCGCAGAGACTAGTTTAAAAAATCAAATAGAACAAGCTAAAGCAGCAATATTATATCCACCAAATGGATTACATACATTAATTGTTGGACAAACAGGAGTTGGAAAAACACTATTTGCTAACATGATGTATAGTTATGGTAAATATGTAGGGAAGTTTGATGAAAAATCGCCATTTATAGTTTTTAATTGTGCTGATTATTATAACAATCCACAGTTGTTGTTATCACATATATTTGGACATATTAAAGGGGCATTTACTGGAGCTGATACTGAAAAAAGCGGATTAGTTCAAAAGGCGGATGGAGGAATTTTATTTTTAGATGAAATACATAGATTGCCACCAGAAGGACAGGAAATGATATTTTATTTTATTGATACAGGAACATATAATAAATTAGGTGAAACTGATAGGAAAAGAAAAGCAAATGTGTTTATAATAGGTGCGACAACAGAGGATCCAGCTTCGGCATTATTAAAAACATTTATAAGAAGAATACCTATTATGATAACAATACCAAGTTTTGAAGAAAGAAATTTAGAAGATAAAATAAATATAATAGAATATCTTTTATCAAATGAATCTCATAGAGTTAATAAAACTATAAAAATATCCTGTGATGTAATAAAGGCGTTAATAGGAAGTGCGTCTTTTGGAAATATAGGACAATTAAAGTCTAACATACAGCTTATATGTGCAAGAGGTTTTTTGAATAGTATAAAAAATAATAAAGAAATTGAGATAGATTTAGATATGCTTCCTAATAATATAAAAAACGGACTTATATCAATAGCAGCTAAAAGAAAAGAAGCTGAAGAAATATCATATCTTATACCTTCAAATTTAACAATAAACCCTAAGATTTATAAGGGATTTTTAGAAGATGATGAATATGAATTACCATTTAATCTTTATAAGATAATAGAAGATAAGGTTGCTATACTTAAAGAAGAAGGTATGGATGATGAATATATAAATAAATTTATAAGTACAGATATAAATATTCATATAAAGTGTTTTTATGATAAGTTTAAAACAGATGTAAAAAATAGAGAGAAAATATTAAAAATAGTAGATCATAATATTTTGGAGTTTGCTGAAGAAATACAAAAATTAGTGGAGAAAATGTTAAACAAGAAATTCAATGATCGATTTTTATATGCTTTGAGTTTACATTTAGGAGCATTTTTCAATAGAGTGGATAAAAATGTGAATTTAAATAAAGTAAAAATAGAAGGAATTTCAACTAATAATCCTAAAGAATACGAAGTTGCACTTCAAATAAAAGATAAAATATATGATAAGTATCATATAGAGGTTCCAGAGGTTGAAGTAACATATCTTACATTATTATTAAGTTCCATTCAAGATACTCAAAATTTAGGTCATGTAGCTATTATAGTTGCTGCTCATGGAAGTAGTACTGCAAGCAGTATGGTAAATGTGGCACAACAATTATTAGGGGATAAAAATATTATAGCAGTAGATATGCCACTTGAAATTAATCCAAAAGAAGTATTGAATTATATGATAGAAAAGGTTAAAGAAATAGATAGGGGGAGGGGAATACTTTTATTAGTTGATATGGGGTCTTTATGTAGTTTTGGAAATATAATTATGGAGAAAACTAATATACCTATAAAGACTATAGATATGGTATCAACACCATTAGTATTAGAAGCGGTTAGAAAAGCCAGTGTATTTGATATGGAATTAGAAAATATATATAATTCATTAAAACAGTTTAATGGATATGAAAATGATATGCATATTAATAAAAAGATTAAAGGTGTAATTGTAACTATATGCTCTACTGGAGAGGGAACCGCTTTAAAGTTGAAAGAATTGGTAGAAGATATATTATCAAATATGATAGATGAATCTATACAAGTAATTCCAATTGGAATGAAGAATATAAAAGAGGATATCGAAAAAATAGCTAGAGAAAATACTATATTAGCATCTGTAGGAATTGTAAATCCTAAAATAGATGCACAATTTATATCTTTAGAGTCTCTTATTGATGGAAGAGGTGAAAAGATATTGAGAAGTATATTAAAGGGGCAAAAAGTTGATGTTGAAAATAAGGATGGAAATATAATAGTTAAAAAGTTATGTTTTGATACTTTAAATCAAGTGTTAACTTATTTAAATCCTAATAAAGCTATAAGTGTATTAATGGATTTTATTACTTTATTACAAGAAGAATTTAAAACGGAATTTACAAATTCTATGCAAGTAAGAATAATAACACATGTAGCATGTGCGCTTGAAAGAATGATTACAAAAGATGGTTTAATATATAAATATGATAAGCAAAGATTAGATAAAGTAATTATAGATAAAGTGATTAAAGCAAGTTCAATATTTAAAAAGGGCTTAAATATTGAACTTACAGTAGATGAAATATATTTTATTGTTGAGATGTTTAATTAA
- a CDS encoding PTS mannose/fructose/sorbose transporter subunit IIC, whose amino-acid sequence MSTIQIIFIFIFSGIAGMGSVLDEFQTHRPLIACTLVGLILGDLKTGIIIGGTLEMMALGWMNIGAAMAPDSALASIISTIIVITGKQGIGAGIAVAIPIAAAGQVLTIFARTITVFFQHRADKYATDGNCAGIDRCHIVALFIQALRVAIPSLIVAMFVGTNAVQNMLNAIPKTVTGGLQVAGGFIVVVGYAMVINMMEAKYLMPFFFLGFVVAAFTNFNLVALGVLGTVAAIVYIQLSPKYNKIQVATTSNTSMDDDLDDELD is encoded by the coding sequence ATGAGTACTATACAAATTATATTTATATTTATATTTTCAGGTATAGCTGGTATGGGAAGTGTACTTGATGAATTTCAAACACATAGACCATTAATTGCATGTACGTTAGTTGGACTTATATTAGGAGACTTAAAAACAGGTATTATAATAGGTGGAACTCTTGAAATGATGGCACTTGGATGGATGAATATCGGTGCAGCCATGGCGCCAGATTCAGCTCTTGCAAGTATTATATCAACAATAATAGTTATAACAGGAAAGCAAGGAATAGGAGCAGGTATTGCAGTGGCTATTCCAATAGCAGCTGCGGGTCAGGTGTTGACTATATTTGCAAGAACAATTACTGTGTTTTTCCAACATAGAGCAGATAAGTATGCTACAGATGGAAACTGTGCAGGAATAGATAGATGTCATATAGTAGCACTTTTTATACAAGCATTACGTGTAGCTATACCTTCGTTAATTGTTGCGATGTTTGTTGGAACAAATGCAGTACAAAATATGCTTAATGCAATTCCCAAAACAGTAACAGGAGGACTTCAAGTTGCAGGTGGGTTTATAGTTGTTGTTGGATATGCCATGGTTATTAACATGATGGAAGCGAAATATCTAATGCCTTTCTTTTTCTTAGGATTTGTAGTCGCAGCATTTACAAACTTTAACTTAGTTGCACTTGGTGTACTTGGAACAGTAGCTGCTATCGTATATATTCAGCTAAGTCCAAAATATAATAAGATACAAGTAGCTACAACATCAAATACATCTATGGACGATGATTTAGATGACGAATTAGATTAA